The Deinococcus depolymerans genome includes a region encoding these proteins:
- a CDS encoding N-acetyltransferase — protein MSHTPHPSLLEPRVTLSLESIAVPDIHPDAPLSFRKARLSDIDAVHELIGYWAARGLMLVRSKALLAETIRDFHLVLAEPHGGRPGGLGGVCGLHMLAPDLAEVRGLAIHPNMQGRGLGRDLVAACEREAREIDLPALFAWTYQQGFFEKCGFTRIDKTNLHPKVWSECQRCAFFENCNEIAMYRELR, from the coding sequence ATGTCCCACACCCCACACCCCTCCCTGCTGGAGCCGCGCGTGACGCTCTCGCTGGAGTCCATCGCGGTGCCGGACATCCACCCGGACGCGCCGCTGTCGTTCCGCAAGGCGCGGCTGTCGGACATCGACGCGGTTCACGAGCTGATCGGGTACTGGGCGGCGCGCGGCCTGATGCTGGTGCGGTCCAAGGCGCTGCTCGCCGAGACCATCCGGGACTTCCACCTCGTGCTGGCCGAACCGCACGGGGGGCGGCCCGGCGGTCTGGGCGGCGTGTGCGGCCTGCACATGCTCGCGCCGGATCTCGCCGAGGTGCGCGGGCTGGCCATTCACCCGAACATGCAGGGGCGCGGCCTGGGCCGTGACCTGGTGGCCGCGTGTGAACGCGAGGCGCGCGAGATCGACCTGCCGGCCCTGTTCGCCTGGACGTACCAGCAGGGCTTCTTCGAGAAGTGCGGCTTTACCCGCATCGATAAGACGAACCTGCACCCCAAGGTCTGGAGCGAGTGCCAGCGCTGCGCGTTCTTCGAGAACTGCAACGAGATCGCCATGTACCGGGAGCTGCGGTGA